A portion of the Malania oleifera isolate guangnan ecotype guangnan chromosome 3, ASM2987363v1, whole genome shotgun sequence genome contains these proteins:
- the LOC131151443 gene encoding uncharacterized protein LOC131151443 — MVKGHLESPDTCIPNLVTGIASKLETLPPFYSSCSIFKVPERLRNINEQAYTPRVVSIGPIHLGKPNLETMQRHKWWYFKRFLQRSKQGISLDNYVIAIKGCELRARQSYAETIYLDSDQFVEMLLVDAAFCIELFWMDHFPELIDFSYDGIYYRPWIKNDLRRDMALLENQIPFFVIQRLFELAELVSPHQGDAPSLLDITLGFFKERSNAVSQFALDYGIRHILDILRYCYLPSNLEKQFKNIRKIEFAVSATELHEAGVEFRIGKTSSMLEIHFDLANGVLEIPLIKLKDKTESLFRNLVALEQCLYRHCSYISDYMAFMDCLINTSEDVDLLIQNNIIENWLGDSSRGAALFNNLCKETIWWRKNFYYSHLCEDLTAYCRIPWHKWKATLKRDYFSTPWMVISVIAAVVLLVLTFIHKQQSEPSVVSFIEDYAGGFGHIKLAVVFVFFVVERSCWKSRVKFSGVASTTVLGLIVEAEIAIEEQKKMDHISIIIEDPHIPLAASIRGMLERLPPISPNCSIYRVPKKLRNTNEKAYTPQLVSIGPLHHGQKCLQAMEEVKLRYLQSFLNRTSLSLENFVKAMTAWEARARNCYAESIGFSSDEFVTMMLVDASFIIETILMYNSPLSEDGNNHVHFRRRTVADLRSDMILLENQLPFFILEGLFDLALASHGQGNPSLLDLSLYYFQGFMIMNNVSRTMNSTFEVKHFVDLLRTCHLPSSQRSSSGYMANYAVVRNATELHEAGVNFKKGSRNRLLDVCYASGQLQIPPFRIHDATEIVLRNLIALELCHYQLDSYIIDYIYFMGNLITTPKDVDLLIKNGVIENWLRDDDATATLFNNLPTEVSLFTTNFYYFGLSEELNAFCKVPWHRWKVTLKRDYFSTPWKVASTIAAVIFLLLTFTQTVCSIISLQV, encoded by the exons ATGGTAAAGGGTCACCTGGAAAGTCCAGACACTTGCATACCAAATTTGGTCACTGGCATTGCATCAAAACTAGAAACTTTGCCTCCATTTTACTCCTCATGTTCTATCTTCAAAGTGCCTGAGAGACTTCGCAACATAAATGAACAGGCCTACACTCCTAGGGTTGTCTCAATTGGACCCATTCACCTTGGTAAACCAAACTTAGAAACCATGCAGCGGCATAAGTGGTGGTACTTCAAAAGGTTTCTCCAGCGATCTAAGCAGGGGATAAGCTTGGACAATTATGTGATAGCTATTAAGGGGTGTGAACTACGTGCTCGCCAGTCTTATGCTGAAACCATTTACCTTGACAGTGACCAATTTGTAGAAATGCTGCTAGTTGATGCTGCCTTCTGCATTGAACTTTTCTGGATGGATCATTTCCCTGAGTTGATCGATTTTAGTTATGATGGTATATACTATAGGCCATGGATAAAGAATGACTTGCGGCGGGACATGGCACTGCTTGAAAATCAGATCCCATTTTTTGTTATCCAGCGGCTGTTCGAGCTAGCAGAACTGGTTTCTCCTCACCAAGGAGATGCACCCTCCTTGCTTGACATAACCCTTGGTTTCTTCAAAGAGAGGAGCAATGCAGTTTCACAATTCGCATTGGATTATGGAATAAGGCATATCCTTGACATCTTACGATATTGCTACTTGCCCTCAAACCTAGAGAAGCAGTTCAAAAATATTCGGAAAATTGAATTCGCAGTAAGTGCAACAGAGCTCCACGAGGCTGGAGTTGAGTTTCGGATTGGTAAAACCAGTAGCATGCTTGAGATACATTTTGACCTTGCGAATGGGGTGCTGGAAATCCCActtataaaattaaaagataagaCCGAATCGCTATTCCGAAATCTCGTTGCCTTGGAGCAATGCTTATATAGACATTGCAGCTACATAAGTGATTATATGGCTTTCATGGACTGCCTCATCAACACTTCTGAGGATGTGGACTTGCTCATTCAAAACAACATCATTGAGAACTGGCTAGGTGACAGCAGTCGAGGAGCTGCTCTTTTTAACAACCTTTGCAAAGAGACTATATGGTGGAGGAAAAATTTTTATTACTCTCATCTATGTGAGGACCTCACAGCATACTGCAGAATCCCTTGGCACAAATGGAAGGCAACCTTGAAACGTGATTATTTTAGTACTCCTTGGATGGTCATTTCAGTGATTGCTGCAGTGGTACTGCTCGTACTCACTTTCATACA CAAGCAACAGAGTGAaccgtcagttgttagttttattgaagactatgcagggggctttggtCATATAAAGCTTGcagtagtttttgtgttttttgttgTGGAAAGGTCTTGTTGGAAGTCTAGGGTGAAGTTTTCGggtgttgcatctacaactgtattGGGGCTAATAGTAGAAGCTGAAATtgccatcg AAGAACAAAAGAAGATGGACCATATTTCAATCATCATTGAAGATCCACACATACCTTTGGCAGCTTCCATTAGAGGGATGCTAGAAAGGTTGCCTCCCATATCACCCAACTGTTCCATCTACAGAGTTCCCAAAAAACTTCGCAATACAAATGAAAAGGCCTACACACCCCAATTGGTCTCCATTGGCCCTCTTCACCACGGTCAAAAATGCTTGCAAGCCATGGAAGAGGTTAAGTTGAGGTACCTGCAGAGTTTTCTCAATCGTACCAGCTTGAGTTTGGAGAATTTTGTGAAAGCAATGACGGCATGGGAAGCAAGAGCCCGCAACTGCTATGCAGAAAGCATCGGGTTCAGCAGTGATGAATTTGTCACAATGATGCTAGTAGATGCTAGCTTCATTATTGAGACCATATTGATGTATAACAGCCCTTTATCAGAAGATGGAAACAATCATGTTCACTTTAGACGTCGGACAGTGGCTGACCTGCGGTCTGACATGATCTTACTTGAAAATCAGCTTCCTTTTTTCATTCTCGAGGGTCTATTTGATCTTGCCTTGGCCTCTCATGGACAAGGAAATCCTTCTTTGCTTGATCTTTCATTATATTACTTTCAGGGTTTTATGATAATGAACAACGTTTCAAGGACAATGAACTCAACTTTTGAAGTAAAGCACTTTGTTGATTTGCTGAGAACTTGTCATCTACCATCATCCCAGAGATCAAGTTCAGGCTATATGGCGAACTATGCAGTGGTTCGCAATGCAACAGAGCTCCACGAGGCAGGAGTAAATTTCAAAAAGGGCTCGAGAAATCGCTTACTCGATGTATGCTATGCTTCAGGGCAGTTGCAAATTCCACCCTTTAGAATACACGATGCTACTGAAATCGTGCTGAGAAACCTTATTGCCTTGGAGCTGTGTCACTATCAGTTGGATAGTTACATAATCGATTATATTTACTTCATGGGTAATCTTATTACCACTCCTAAGGACGTGGATTTGCTCATTAAAAATGGAGTTATCGAGAACTGGCTGCGAGACGATGATGCAACCGCAACTTTGTTCAATAATCTTCCCACTGAGGTTTCGTTGTTCACAACCAACTTCTACTATTTTGGTCTTTCAGAAGAGCTGAATGCATTCTGCAAGGTCCCATGGCACAGATGGAAGGTGACCTTGAAACGCGATTATTTCAGTACTCCATGGAAAGTGGCTTCGACCATTGCTGCAGTTATATTCCTACTACTCACTTTCACACAAACAGTATGTTCAATTATCTCCCTCCAAGTTTAG